One Carya illinoinensis cultivar Pawnee chromosome 5, C.illinoinensisPawnee_v1, whole genome shotgun sequence genomic window, CTGTGCTAGTATCAATCAAAATTTTCTTGGCACTTTGAAGTTCCTTCTCCGCCAAATCCCAAAGTCGTTTCTTGCGGTATAGTTTTCCTGTAAAAATCCAAACATATTCAGTAAGTTAGCTCACAACTAAGTTTCTTTCCAACCAAGTAGGGAGTGAACAGTTTACATTTAAAGGAACAAATGCAGCACGAAGTATAATTTGATACCTAAGACAGAGGAGAAAGCAACTATAAATGGTGGCAAGATCTGTAAGCAAGATATGTTTTTTCCCCAATTCAAAAAAGTTTCAGCTTCAGCTCCATTTCCAATTATTTCATGAATAATTCCAACCTGCATGTTATATGATCGTGCCAACGATTCAAATGTTAGCAGAAAAGGCAAAGAACACTGAGGTTGAGTTCAAGAACAGAAGAAAAAACAAGCCAAACCTGAAGAGTGCTTTCAAGATAACATTGGAGTACATTCCATGGACTAAGATAAACGCCATCCAAGTCCCATGAAACAGTATGAGAGGACAAAATTTCAGTAGCAACTGATCTGTGAATATGGAGATTCTTAAGGCCATATGTAAGCTTCTGAACGATATCCCCCGTGTCACTGCACCTTTCAGTCTGCTGCTCAACAGAGTACATAAATTTCTCTTGAAAGAGTTTTGTACGCAATCGATGAGCTTCTTTTGCATATGAAAGAGCCTTAAGAGAAGGAAAGTCATTAGAAAACAGAAATTATAATGAGATAAACGAGACAAGTGCATATTTAGAAGAAGCCAAGAAAATAACCCACTAAAAAGTGTAAAACATCAAGTAACTTGAGAAGAGTTTGGTGGTTTTCAAGATCTTCAAATAACTCTAGCCAACAGCGCCGAAATCAAATTGTATCTCTTCTGCCAATAAATAAGAATAGGAGGGTGAGGTCACTGGTTTAATCTTGTAGGAGTGAGTAGATTACCTATCAATTTCTTTAAGGGGAAACTAAACTTTGCACCTCCAAATTGATACCACTTATGCAAACCAAACCAGAGTCTAAAACATCGATACTGGTATTTGCTCTTGTAAAGTATCTTTTTCAGGTAagattttcaacaatttttttttctttatgagtTCCTATTgcccaaagaaagaaaacaataccTTACATCTTCCTCTGGAAAATGCATTTTACATGGCCTACATGTTTAGCAGACTTTTTAAAGGTTTCTTTCTAGGGCCATTCACttattttcttccatttctGTTGGTAGTTTATCCTATAATCCACAGTCGTCTCTTTGCTGTGTTTCTTCCGCACAAGTTTGAAAATGTGGGTTCTAAATGCTTCCACGTTTTTCCACTTTTTTCATCTTGCAAAATATTTATTGCCAAttagtatgtgtgtgtgtgtgtgtgtgtgtgtgtgtgttgattgtatGACCATTAGTATGTACTGGCAACATCTTCTTTGGTCAGTGAAATCTTAAATCTAAAGCTACTCCAAGTTTATTACTTCTACATTTGTCCTATTTAAAATCCCGAGTTTAACAACTTCACTTTAACCTTAATGAATTATAAACAGCAGAACAAAGCCAAAGGGTTCAATATCTTGAACTCTAACTGGAAAAGATTAAATGCCAAATGGTATTAGAACTTTTCTAAAATTAGTATACACCAACATTCCAGGATAAAGCAACTTACAAGATTGAGTCTAGGTAGCATAAATTCTAAAAGCAAACTGAACGTGAGTTACCTCAATGAACCTCCCATTTAAGATGAGTCTTTCACTCAAATCATGGTATAGATATCCAGCAAGGAACACAGAATGACTGGGCACAGGAACCTGCAATAAGAATGACAGATAAATTATATTGGCCGCAGATTAAAAACCAGCAGAAGCCACTTCAGAGATTCTTACACTTGAAATGAGTTCAAATGCAGCCTCTTTCACTTCATCAACTGCAATATCGGATATAAAAGAGCTCTCAAGATTACAAGAGCCctgggaatttgaaaaaaaacatgaaaaactcTGTTGGAAACCAACTATTAATGGCCTGGACCCCGATAGACAGTGTACCCAGAAATCAACAGAATTAGAATGTCCACCACAATGCTCTGATAATTCGATGAATGCCTCATTTACAGGTGAAACACAAAGCGCATGAGTAGTCCTTCTACACTCCCACAGCATGGCCAAGCAATTCTCCAGGGGGACATTGTTCAGTTTGAATAATCTAGACATCAGCCTATATATGTCAGGGTGAAAATCCATGCAACCCTGAGACCATAGACAGAGAAAGCAATGCTGTAATTGAATGGACATTATGTCAAGAAAATGCATAGAAATATGTCTACTTTAGAACCGAAAGCACCTGATACAATAAAGAGACAAACCTTCATCGATAACAAATCAATAACATTATACAGCAGTAGCACTATATTTTCAGGCACGATGGAGCACAGGTCATCTGTAGAGCAATGATCTGGAACAGAAATGCTCAACCATAGATTTATGGCAGCATTAATATCTTGGAAGATTAGCTGCTTCAAAAAAAACCAAGCAATATTAagtaaaacatataaataagcATACAACGTTTAAAGAATTAATTACTCAATTCTGGAGACTAGCCTTTTAAGCATTAACACCTTTGAGTTTGGTTCAATTTCCTGGGTACATAGCGCTCGTAAGCAATAAGTCACAGCTAATTGATGACAAGTTGGGATTCCCCGGCTACATGTTTCACCATATGCCTCTTTCTGTTTCAGTAACTATTTCATGACAGTCAAAACACAAATCCAGAAAGAGCAAGGACTAAATATTTAGTCAATGATGAAgacaaagaaaaaaacagaaCTAAATAACTTACAATTGTAGATATGGAATCAGATAGACACTGGATACAGTCTTTCAAACCTTCGATTCCACGGGCCCTTAATGCCATTCCCTTTCTACCTAAAAGTCTTGACTTTTGTAAACAACTATCAGGTGTAACATACACATCTCGCAAGAGGATGTCTATAATTTTGATTTGcattttataacaaaattctGGGTACAGAGCACTCATTTCCTCGTAAGCAAGCATCTCCTAAACAAATTCATGAAAGAGATGGACAGAAAATAGCTGAGCCCCActtcataattatttttttttctacgtAAGAAAGTCATAAAATCTCGACAGAGGCCTGACCTGCTCTAAGATTATGCCAATTGCCCTCTTGTACACTTTTGTAGAAGATGACAGCAAAAAGTACAGGATTGGAGCACTATCCCCCTCATTCAAATCCTTACAATGTCTACATTCTATCTGCATATCAAATCATGATATGGCTGAGGAAGcaagaaaagttataatgacaACATTTGAAAGCTCGCAAAACATACCTTTACCCACTGTCTCACCAAAGGCACTGGCGCTGGCAACCTTTCAATGACCTTTGCAGCAGCAGACCAATCTTCAAGGCACTCTGCAATTACTCTTTCTGCCTTATGATGGTCGCATTGATGGAGAACATCCAAAAGAAAAGCGCCTCTtgtgcatgcatcattaacaaaTTCTATAACAGAATCCTCAGAAAGATCACCAACTAACCCCTCTGATTTCTGTACAGAAAATTGGCACAGATGTTTAACACAAGTCCATGACGCCCTGCAACATAATTTCAATGCCTTTGAAGCCTGCAAAGGTAGAATCAATTCTTAACTTAAACAAACCAGAAGCTTTAAAGCCAATAACGTACAGTCAGATAATGTAGAAAAAAAGGCAACATAATGTCAGAGGGTAGGAACAAAAAGAACCGATCAAGAGCTCACTACCCCGGCTGCATACAAGCAATAACTTAACAATATCAAAGCAGGGTAATAAAAGTGATATTATAGCAGCAACCAAAATCCACCTCATTCGCTAGCACCTCACTGCCCTTTTGCAATTCCAACGTAAACAACCACAAATAATAGAAGCAAACAATCCATCAAAACGATTAGGATGAAATTTCCTAAAACAcaattaaaaaagtttttttttttttttaaagtgtgtGACTCTGAACTGAAAAGGTTCGatcttaaataaaattatggaaGCAACCAGTTACAACCACAGGagactattaaaaataaaaacactaaaAGAACATGTTCTGCtaaaggtaaaaaaaatacCTCTTTGACTTGCTTACTTCTGTacaaaaatacaccaatattGTGAAAAGAGGCAAATAGGTGTTTTAGCTCTTGAGGTTGAATCCATTCACTGGTAATAATGTGCTTAACTAAGTGAGTGTTACCCTGAAAAAAGAAAGGTAAAAAAATTAGCTTGATTGATACGCACATACCATTTTGTCCCACAATAAGCAAAGCTGTAAATAGAACCAAAATAAATGAGCTAGTAAAAGCTCATGCTTAGGTCATCAAAATATTAAACAATGAGAACGCCAACCTTCATGTTGAGCTTTGTTCTTATGGAGAGGGTAAAAGCCGCGACAGCAACAGTAAGTACAGCTTTTCTGTTTTCATCaaatccatctctctctctttcatatGAACAACTACTcgcatgaagaaaaaaaattcagagaAGCCTTATTGCTAATTTGATTCATCTATAAACCATGCCAGTAAacattaaagaagaaaaaactcccaaaataatatatatacataagttTCAGCCATCCATAACTCTTCTTGGGCACAACACTTTAGAATTCATTCTTTCATGGACCCTTTTTGCTGATATTTAAGACTAAGACaaggaaatgaaatataaataaaaaatctaaaatgtgCATCTCAAATGCTAGATTGGCAAATGAGTAGTAAACGTGACATTTACCCTCCACACTTCTATCCAACTGAATCATAAGAAAAATGAGGACCAATACCATATCATTTGGAAAGCAGATTATGATCCAGATTCTACTTGGTAGACTATCAACCTTTTGCCATATTATTTCAGCCACAATGGTTTCCATAAATGAATACAACATTACAACCCCTTTTATGGACAAAAAGCCTTTTGTCACAGCTATATCGAAGAAAGGACATAAATAACAATTTCTAAAATTGGgttcacaaaaagaaaaaaagaaaaaggagtaaAGTCCAAGTAAAACCCCACCCAAGAAAAACAAATCATTCCTCATATTAAAAACACTCAACTATATCTGAAACAACGGTAAAGAAATTAAACCACAGGAAAGCCAGTAACCgccggggggagggggggggtgTGGAAATAAATTGAAGGAACACCCTCTGTGTAGATCAAACATACAGTGCGGGCTTTAAGGGATgcaaggaaaagaaacaaattaaaaaaaataaacagggTAATGGTAAGTTACCTTtgacaagaaagaaaaatatcgGCAAAGTGATATAATGCATCCTGGATTATATAGAGTTTTGTAGTAACAAAAGCATCTTCATTTTCACTAATAAGCTGTTTCCTTTCTGAATTTACTAATTCAGCTAGTGGATGGCATAAGAATTTCAATGCATTTAAGTATACAGCCAGAGAagcttttcttttcctctgTTTGCAAGGCATGGAGACTTCATAATCAGAACTCAACTGTGAACAAATCTGACAAGCAGAATCTGTATGTTTAACACAATTCTCTTTGCAGTCAATATGAAAGTAACTATCACAAGAACCAAGTAGAGCAGCTAAATTCTGCAGTATTTTCCCATCATCGTGTAAAACTCTAATTGCAGACTCATTTTTAGCACCATCAGCGGATGTGAGACCATCACCTCGGGACTTAACATCTGAATTGATAAGGTGCAACCCAGCAGCATAAAGCCTGATTATCATATCAAACGGTGGCCTAACCTGCCAAgaaaacttaattaaaatacaatgcggacattaaaaaaaaaacacgaatGAGAAATGCATATAAACAGACCACGAAAACAAGATACCTGATGGGAATCACCTGCTATTTTGTTCAGATGTGTTGCCATTGGAATACATAAGTTTGCACTTGCAGTCCGGCATTTATTGGCACAATAAGAAACAAGATCAACATACTCTATTCCAGGATTTTCCATTTCAAactggaaaagaagaaaatatatcaatataatacTTTTTGACACTCAAACTTTAAAACCAAGGCCATGTCTGGTCAAttccaattttcaaaattttttgaaaaaattttcaacttttaaccAAGCATCTTTCAAtcgaatttaaattttattatttcaactttttatctaatcatttaccaagatttcaataaaaagtaaaaaacataaaaatcaaaacaacttttacaaaaataaaacccaaaagaTCCCCAAAAATTACATTTAAACCAAAGTTTTTAATTCCGTTCCATTCCAGCCAGACTTTTCCGTACCGGTGTAGTACTCGGTACACATACCTTCTTGTtccattttgttccaaattCTGACTTGTTTAGGCCATTCTGGGTCCTATTCCATTCTGGACTATTTTAATAGcagttttgtaattttctttggtttagatggcatttttgtaattttaaatctaaatagtatttaattaattctaaaatctaaaaggtatttatataattttaaatttttttttgtaactttaaatatgtcccatcattctctcttttttaaatattattatttttaataatttctctactctttttttttgtgtatcaactcaagtttgtgatttttttaatattacattcacaaaacctaataaaaaacacatctcaagtttttcaaaaaaattctcaaacatTCAATTTGTTAACCAAACATGGCTTGATCTTTTCGTATTGATAAATGTTAAAGCTGATGAACAAACAACACAATCTCCAAACTTCAAAAGCACTGCATAAAAGGCCAGGAGCCAATAAGTAGTTACGGTGTTTGATACaactaaaaacaaataatagCATTCCCCATAAAGAGAAAGCAGGAAAATAGTATTTATTCTTGGGTTGGCTTGGGAAAAATAAGAGAGTCAATACTCATATTCCATCAACAGTAACACATGTGTAACACCATTGACATGGCAAGCATTGATATGTATGTCGCATCAACCATAAAAATGATTAGCTTAACTGTCTACTGCTTCATCGGTGTTACGTGAGTGTTACACTTTGATATTACAGGTATAATTTTCGAAATACGAGTACTagaaacttttattttgatgattaaATACGAGTACTTTCATCAAATGGGCCAAATACGAGTACTAGAAACTTAAAAAGCTCATACAGTGTATCatcaaagaacaaaaacaaaccaTCACCCAAAAGTCTTTCTTGTTGAAAACTATAAACCACAATATATGGTGTGTTAACTTGCAACTCATACACCAAAAACCTAGTCAATACTTTATTACTCTTAGAAAAGTTGAATGCCAGCCAATTTACATTtcaataaacataaaaataacaagCATGTGAACATCTTACcataaattgtatttttttaatgaaaaacatCAAAGACCTTGCAaacacaaatttttttaccaagtTAAATTTTGGACCCATGTAACATGTCCACATTCCACAAATTAAGTAAATCATCAGCTTTCCACCGATGAAACATGTCTCCTAGAAATAGTTTGCATCAGAAGGTTTGAACCTCAGACTTGGAAAAGCATACCACCAAAGACCCTCACAATCACCATTTGAGCTAACCCCTAGGGATTTTAATTATACAATAGCATAGATTTATAGATATCAAAATTTTGTAAGGTAATATATGTTATTAAGTGCATATTTGGGATTGCggtgaaaaatataacttatagttTTAAGGCTTATAATTTATGACTAACTTCAATAATAGGTTCTACTATTAAAATGTTATTCACTGTTTGGtaaccatatatttaaaattcttttaaacatattacatttgtttgtaaataaattaaaaagtgctTTATGAGGTATAatgattattatttgattttttaacgATTATGACCATATTCTTAAAAGgttaaaagttataattatttgaaagtttatttCGCCCATCAACAATcttttaaaattcgaattacATTCTGCATTTTCCAGAAAATCACATTTGAGAAAAAACATCACAACGACACTTTACTCCAAAAGACTCTTAACGCAACCCAAACTAGCCCTAAATaaggtaaattttatttttacactcAACATAGACATAGCTGAAACTAACAATAGAAGTCCTTGTTGAATCGCATGACTCATTCGTTGGAGTTCTTACATGAATAAGATAAGTATTACCTTGCATTCGTGGGCAACGCAGTCCAACACACATGTTAATATTTCTATGATAAGTGAGGATCTATCTTCTTGTAGTGAGAATAGAGATGAACATATCCGCCGGGCAAACTGCATGTTAACTGACAGTTAAGAAACACATAAAGGTCCCTTATAGTACATATGGTTAGAAATCAGATACGGGTCACCTTGTAAATTTGATCTTTTAAAGACGACTTTTCATACTCGGTCAACGCAGCATAGCAGAGTGTTCGTACTAGCTTCTCGTCAAAGCATGCTAGCTCCCCTACTAAAAGCAAAGTGCATTTTCCCAGATAGGTCACGAGCACCCTGTGCAACTTCTCGTATGCATTGGCATCTAATACCCTGAAACATTCAAATTTAGATCAACTAATCAATGAACCATTCGTCTAGGTCCAGATAACCAaactacataattttatttcacAAATAAAGCAAATCTCGGCACATAACGGTCCAACAACAACACATAACCAGGGAATATCTCAATTTCCTTTTATTATCCCACATTTTCTCCGCAAACAAACGCATAATAATATCTCGAACCATCCAAAGCCACGAACCTGAACCACGGCCGAACCTCCTCCGTCAAAACAAGAACCCTCCTGTACACCTCGTCATCTTTGATTTGCCCCATTGCCGCGCACTTCACCAGCGTCACAACCAACTCCACAACCAAAAACGCAAACTCCTTATCACTACCACCTCCCTCCATATCCGGCAGGAACTTCCCCGCGGATTTGGCCGATTTCTTCACCCCAAAATTGATACCCTTGAAGCtctccaaaaccctaaacccctcGTCCTCGGCGTCGCCATATCGCCCACAGGCCACCATACAATGGACCATCCGAATCCTCTGGACGTGTACGGAATAGGGCTTGCAGGAGAGCTGTGAAGACACGGATTCCAGGCAATCCAGGCAGAGTCGGTAAATATGGAAAAGTTCGAGGGCAAATTGGTCATTAAAATTATGGGGATCGGAGAGGCGTTTGGGGAGAAGGGATAGGGTGTGGTTGAGAAAGGGAAGGAATTTCTTTGCGAGCGGCCGGATTATGGAGTTGTCGATGGATTTGCATAGTTTCTTGGGGTTCGTGAGATCCGAGAAAGGATGGAGGTAGTCGGAAAACAGGGAAAAGATGCCTGTGGACTCCGATGAATCGAGTTTGCAAAGAAGATAGGACTCGGAGGCTGAAGCCATTGATAGAGATGAGAGATACGAATGGAAGTGGGGAAAGAATGAGCGCGGAATTGAGGCTAGACGAAGAACGATGCAAGGACTAAGGGGTTTCTTAAGGGCGCGAAGGGATCCCGCCCAGCTCTTATTTCAAACACAGAGGACCATCCACgtcttcattattattattattatttagttttttttatatttctccgTCTTCATTATTAACCACGTGTGATGAAACTAGAAAGAATATGAAGACCTGTCTTTCATGTGGTTAGTCTGGAGACGTTTAGACAAAACTTTATCGATCGCAAAAATATTTATGGATTGAAAAGCGATAAGATGTTAGAATtcgatttatattttataagttaaaaattgtaattattcattttaatgatgaaaagaataatgtttcatttaaaaaaaaaacatgaaatattgactatattatatgaaaaaatctaattataaacaTAACTGTATATTACTATGTGTATCAATCTAATATGTGCTCcgatttaatatgattggtcaaaaaataaattttattgaaaacaatattaatttaaattttaaatatgaattaatcagtattggtatgcaaat contains:
- the LOC122309304 gene encoding separase isoform X4, whose amino-acid sequence is MASASESYLLCKLDSSESTGIFSLFSDYLHPFSDLTNPKKLCKSIDNSIIRPLAKKFLPFLNHTLSLLPKRLSDPHNFNDQFALELFHIYRLCLDCLESVSSQLSCKPYSVHVQRIRMVHCMVACGRYGDAEDEGFRVLESFKGINFGVKKSAKSAGKFLPDMEGGGSDKEFAFLVVELVVTLVKCAAMGQIKDDEVYRRVLVLTEEVRPWFRVLDANAYEKLHRVLVTYLGKCTLLLVGELACFDEKLVRTLCYAALTEYEKSSLKDQIYKFARRICSSLFSLQEDRSSLIIEILTCVLDCVAHECKFEMENPGIEYVDLVSYCANKCRTASANLCIPMATHLNKIAGDSHQVRPPFDMIIRLYAAGLHLINSDVKSRGDGLTSADGAKNESAIRVLHDDGKILQNLAALLGSCDSYFHIDCKENCVKHTDSACQICSQLSSDYEVSMPCKQRKRKASLAVYLNALKFLCHPLAELVNSERKQLISENEDAFVTTKLYIIQDALYHFADIFLSCQSCSYERERDGFDENRKAVLTVAVAAFTLSIRTKLNMKGNTHLVKHIITSEWIQPQELKHLFASFHNIGVFLYRSKQVKEASKALKLCCRASWTCVKHLCQFSVQKSEGLVGDLSEDSVIEFVNDACTRGAFLLDVLHQCDHHKAERVIAECLEDWSAAAKVIERLPAPVPLVRQWVKIECRHCKDLNEGDSAPILYFLLSSSTKVYKRAIGIILEQEMLAYEEMSALYPEFCYKMQIKIIDILLRDVYVTPDSCLQKSRLLGRKGMALRARGIEGLKDCIQCLSDSISTILLKQKEAYGETCSRGIPTCHQLAVTYCLRALCTQEIEPNSKLIFQDINAAINLWLSISVPDHCSTDDLCSIVPENIVLLLYNVIDLLSMKGCMDFHPDIYRLMSRLFKLNNVPLENCLAMLWECRRTTHALCVSPVNEAFIELSEHCGGHSNSVDFWVHCLSGSRPLIVGFQQSFSCFFSNSQGSCNLESSFISDIAVDEVKEAAFELISSVPVPSHSVFLAGYLYHDLSERLILNGRFIEALSYAKEAHRLRTKLFQEKFMYSVEQQTERCSDTGDIVQKLTYGLKNLHIHRSVATEILSSHTVSWDLDGVYLSPWNVLQCYLESTLQVGIIHEIIGNGAEAETFLNWGKNISCLQILPPFIVAFSSVLGKLYRKKRLWDLAEKELQSAKKILIDTSTAFSCIKCRLIMEATIDQHLGDLSQNTFDSTKAEISVERLLHAENLYKLALDKLNLSVWKNHVTFPEKANAESTVLKKNHVKDAECGVSNNSAHFVATEQDRRKKRDVPKTKVEAKKFRNDAPKPLVKENCLIPEKNSRLTRSRYRSMQNQSMSTSGEFQVGISRYLKGDNASSSNTFTQQELLRETKGCNAAFGVKIKCICNNMWCWQCLVMEVIESGLLNNFIHLKWEFVRRRLSSRLLSDIGKCFGNRGQIHETHELFFQSIAVLVSRNPSGQIHTNSSVPLTSLLDIFGKEIAGDVFAVERAVLLYNICWYSLKSYPSKDTRTACCDLCNIHISKLVSWLMLAFVLCREVPLLFEKVSQLLATVYVLSASTKLFPLLSPCKVLTDYQWASYFHQASLGTHLNYQLFSNMTGRSKVQHIVDAEGPYVPGLTCRGEETSNLLRLAPDSTQKLEEFVTKFFAGLPGMTVVCISLLGGAYARLLKNLLLYPTCVGAWMLVSRFNSTSQPVVLLLPVDPVREAEYSDDDANSGCRKLCKRLDVGNKHWHCPWGSTVVDDVAPAFKLILEENYLSSSMFPIEDTKSNRTMWWMWRKELDRRLGKLLRNLEDSWLGPFRYVLLGQWSNRKHLDLVHKKLVHDLKSKCKLEVNESLLNVILGGSKDAFEEAGVLQLCLRRGYSVDKVGYRDEANRGTSFDVANGIEKQDELAFQLVQEAVKKLEGEETINREAIILVLDCEVQMLPWENLPILRNQEVYRMPSVGSISAALDRSHHHQEQVGKIVASFPLIDPLDAFYLLNPSGDLSSTQVEFEKWFRDQNMEGKAGSAPTAEELIAALKSHDLFIYFGHGSGAQYIPRHEIQKLENCAATLLMGCSSGSLMLNGCYVPQGTPLSYLLAGSPVIVANLWEVTDKDIDRFGKAMLDAWLRERSSCSLGCVQCDLLCAELEAMTIRGCKGNAKRKTQRKKSPEACETSLSKDFCNHRRKIGSFMAQAREACTLPFLIGASPVCYGIPTGIRKAKDF
- the LOC122309304 gene encoding separase isoform X5 — encoded protein: MASASESYLLCKLDSSESTGIFSLFSDYLHPFSDLTNPKKLCKSIDNSIIRPLAKKFLPFLNHTLSLLPKRLSDPHNFNDQFALELFHIYRLCLDCLESVSSQLSCKPYSVHVQRIRMVHCMVACGRYGDAEDEGFRVLESFKGINFGVKKSAKSAGKFLPDMEGGGSDKEFAFLVVELVVTLVKCAAMGQIKDDEVYRRVLVLTEEVRPWFRVLDANAYEKLHRVLVTYLGKCTLLLVGELACFDEKLVRTLCYAALTEYEKSSLKDQIYKFARRICSSLFSLQEDRSSLIIEILTCVLDCVAHECKFEMENPGIEYVDLVSYCANKCRTASANLCIPMATHLNKIAGDSHQVRPPFDMIIRLYAAGLHLINSDVKSRGDGLTSADGAKNESAIRVLHDDGKILQNLAALLGSCDSYFHIDCKENCVKHTDSACQICSQLSSDYEVSMPCKQRKRKASLAVYLNALKFLCHPLAELVNSERKQLISENEDAFVTTKLYIIQDALYHFADIFLSCQSCSYERERDGFDENRKAVLTVAVAAFTLSIRTKLNMKGNTHLVKHIITSEWIQPQELKHLFASFHNIGVFLYRSKQVKEASKALKLCCRASWTCVKHLCQFSVQKSEGLVGDLSEDSVIEFVNDACTRGAFLLDVLHQCDHHKAERVIAECLEDWSAAAKVIERLPAPVPLVRQWVKIECRHCKDLNEGDSAPILYFLLSSSTKVYKRAIGIILEQEMLAYEEMSALYPEFCYKMQIKIIDILLRDVYVTPDSCLQKSRLLGRKGMALRARGIEGLKDCIQCLSDSISTILLKQKEAYGETCSRGIPTCHQLAVTYCLRALCTQEIEPNSKLIFQDINAAINLWLSISVPDHCSTDDLCSIVPENIVLLLYNVIDLLSMKGCMDFHPDIYRLMSRLFKLNNVPLENCLAMLWECRRTTHALCVSPVNEAFIELSEHCGGHSNSVDFWVHCLSGSRPLIVGFQQSFSCFFSNSQGSCNLESSFISDIAVDEVKEAAFELISSVPVPSHSVFLAGYLYHDLSERLILNGRFIEALSYAKEAHRLRTKLFQEKFMYSVEQQTERCSDTGDIVQKLTYGLKNLHIHRSVATEILSSHTVSWDLDGVYLSPWNVLQCYLESTLQVGIIHEIIGNGAEAETFLNWGKNISCLQILPPFIVAFSSVLGKLYRKKRLWDLAEKELQSAKKILIDTSTAFSCIKCRLIMEATIDQHLGDLSQNTFDSTKAEISVERLLHAENLYKLALDKLNLSVWKNHVTFPEKANAESTVLKKNHVKDAECGVSNNSAHFVATEQDRRKKRDVPKTKVEAKKFRNDAPKPLVKENCLIPEKNSRLTRSRYRSMQNQSMSTSGEFQVGISRYLKGDNASSSNTFTQQELLRETKGCNAAFGVKIKCICNNMWCWQCLVMEVIESGLLNNFIHLKWEFVRRRLSSRLLSDIGKCFGNRGQIHETHELFFQSIAVLVSRNPSGQIHTNSSVPLTSLLDIFGKEIAGDVFAVERAVLLYNICWYSLKSYPSKDTRTACCDLCNIHISKLVSWLMLAFVLCREVPLLFEKVSQLLATVYVLSASTKLFPLLSPCKVLTDYQWASYFHQASLGTHLNYQLFSNMTGRSKVQHIVDAEGPYVPGLTCRGEETSNLLRLAPDSTQKLEEFVTKFFAGLPGMTVVCISLLGGAYARLLKNLLLYPTCVGAWMLVSRFNSTSQPVVLLLPVDPVREEYSDDDANSGCRKLCKRLDVGNKHWHCPWGSTVVDDVAPAFKLILEENYLSSSMFPIEDTKSNRTMWWMWRKELDRRLGKLLRNLEDSWLGPFRYVLLGQWSNRKHLDLVHKKLVHDLKSKCKLEVNESLLNVILGGSKDAFEEAGVLQLCLRRGYSVDKVGYRDEANRGTSFDVANGIEKQDELAFQLVQEAVKKLEGEETINREAIILVLDCEVQMLPWENLPILRNQEVYRMPSVGSISAALDRSHHHQEQVGKIVASFPLIDPLDAFYLLNPSGDLSSTQVEFEKWFRDQNMEGKAGSAPTAEELIAALKSHDLFIYFGHGSGAQYIPRHEIQKLENCAATLLMGCSSGSLMLNGCYVPQGTPLSYLLAGSPVIVANLWEVTDKDIDRFGKAMLDAWLRERSSCSLGCVQCDLLCAELEAMTIRGCKGNAKRKTQRKKSPEACETSLSKDFCNHRRKIGSFMAQAREACTLPFLIGASPVCYGIPTGIRKAKDF